One segment of Engraulis encrasicolus isolate BLACKSEA-1 chromosome 7, IST_EnEncr_1.0, whole genome shotgun sequence DNA contains the following:
- the LOC134453250 gene encoding uncharacterized protein LOC134453250, which yields MGLLGVHRLPSSLRVPQERYSPLPVLSQYSPLPVLSQYSPLPVLSSPILSQYSHSTLPVLSQYSPLPVLSQYSPLPVLSSPTPHPRIRNSPPPASTTHPPPHPQLPTPRIPQLPTPRIHKLPTPPSTTPTPPPAYHNSPPTRIHNSPSPPIHNSPPPHPQLPTPASHKTPPPHPQLPTPASTAPHPRIHSSPPPHPTTPHPRIHKLPTPASTAPHPPHPLTPPPRIHNSPPPASTTPHPRIHNSPPPHVAPHPRIHNSPPPHPQLPTPASTAPHPRIHNSPPPHPQLPTPAWSYITG from the exons TACTCTCCTCTCCCAGTACTCTCCCAGTACTCTCCTCTCCCAGTACTCTCCCAGTACTCTCCTCTCCCAGTACTCTCCTCTCCCA TACTCTCCCAGTACTCTCACAGTACTCTCCCAGTACTCTCCCAGTACTCTCCTCTCCCAGTACTCTCCCAGTACTCTCCTCTCCCAGTACTCTCCTCTCCCA CTCCCCACCCCCGCATCCGTAACTCCCCACCTCCCGCATCCACAACTCACCCACCCCCCCATCCACAACTCCCCACCCCCCGCATCCCACAACTCCCCACACCCCGCATCCACAaactccccacccccccatccacaactcccacccccccccccgcataCCACAACTCCCCACCCACCCGCATCCACAACTCCCCATCGCCCCCCATCCACAACTCCCCACCCCCGCATCCACAACTCCCCACCCCCGCATCCCACAAAACCCCCCCCCCGCATCCACAGCTCCCCACCCCCGCATCCACAGCTCCCCACCCCCGCATCCACAGCTCCCCACCCCCGCATCCAACAACTCCCCACCCCCGCATCCACAAACTCCCCACCCCCGCATCCACagctccccaccccccccatccacTAACTCCCCCCCCCCGCATCCACAACTCCCCACCACCCGCATCCACAACTCCCCACCCCCGCATCCACAACTCCCCACCCCCGcatgtcg CTCCCCACCCCCGCATCCACAACTCCCCACCCCCGCATCCACAGCTCCCCACCCCCGCATCCACAGCTCCCCACCCCCGCATCCACAACTCCCCACCCCCACATCCACAGCTCCCCACCCCCGCATGGTCTTATATCACTGGCTGA